The sequence CGCCCGCCTCGTCCTGGAACAGCTCCGTCCAGTAGTGCCAGGGGGTGTCCGGGTGCAGGCCCGTGGGGTCTATGGACGTCAGGGTCTGGATCATGGTCGCGGCCAGTTGGTCGTAGGCCTTCGTCGTCAGCTCGTTGCCCAGGTGTTCGTCGATGGTGCGCTCGTGGTGCAGGAGCCAGAGTGTGAAGGCGAGGGTGGAGACGTCCGTGTTGAGCGGGTAGAGCGTCGCCTCGGGCTCGCTGAAGGTGAGCACCGCGCCCGTTCTGCCGTCGACCACCAGGCTGTTGTCCTCGACCAGGTAGCCCAGGCGGATCAGGTGGTCGGAGTAGGCGGGGAGGTCCTCCAGGGGGTAGTCGTCGGCGCGCTCGGTGGTGAAGTACTCGGTGAGGGTGGGCAGCGGGACGTCGGTGTCGGCGTGGAAGAGGACCGCCTCCTCCGGCAGGCCCGTCTCGCGCAGGAAGCGGCGGGTCGGCTCGTGGGTGAGCGTGGCCGGGAAGTCGACCTCCTCGAAGCGGGCCACGCGGCCGTGGCCGAACTCCTGGTCCAGGAGGCGGGCGGGGACGTCCAGGGTGAGGCCGAGGGCCGTGCCGGGACCGGCGATGAGGGAGAGCGGGCGGATCAGGGCCGCTGCCTTCCAGTAGGGCGGGACCTCGCCGTCCGTGCCCTCCTCGAAGAGCGCGAGCAGGCGGCGGGAGGCCTCGGTCACCGTCTTGGTGCCGTACCGGCCGGCCAGGGAGGAGAAGCGGCCGCGCAGGCCTGCCAGTTCCTCCGTGACCGCGGCGAAGCGCAGGAGGGTGTCCAGGGAGGGGGCGAAGGGGCGGGGCTCGGACGGGTCGACGAGGTAGGCCGTCGTGATCTCGCCCGTGTCGCCGTCGAGCAGGATCGACTCGCGCTCCATACCCGCGGGGCTGAGGAGTTCGCCTATCACCAGGCGGCCGCGCAGCTCCTCCGCCAGGTGGAAGGGGCCGTCCGTGGCGTCGCCGAGGGTGCGCAGGCCGTGGGTGCGGAGCGGGGAGAACGTCAGCAGGCGGGTGTCCGCGGGCAGGCCGGGGTCCGTGAGCAGGCCGCGGGTCGGCGCGTGCGTGACGTAGCGGTCCAGCTCCGTCTCGGTCAGCGTGATCGCCGCGGCTCCGGTGTCGGTCGTGCTCATCGCTCCCCCGCGATCTTCCTCGATGCGTCGGTCCCTGGGCAGGGCTTGCCCGGCCGCCTTCCGGCTTCCCTTCGGATGCGGCCGTCCCCCACTGCCCGGAACACTACGCCGCCCCACTGACAACGCCCGTGGGAGAAGACGCCGGGCGGTCCGCACCCGTTGCGCACGAGGACGGTCCCCCGGCGGCGGTCCCTCAGGTGAAGTAGATGCCGCCGGCGACCACGGCCAGGGCCGCCACGATGAACAGCAGGACCCACAGGAACAACTTGCCGACGCTCGGCGGCGGTTCGTAGCGAGGCTCCTCGGGGGGCGCGGTCACCAGTCCGTCACCACCGCGGCCTGCGGGCGGATCGGGAGGCGGTTGACCGGGCGGCCCGTCGCCGCGCGTACGGCCGAGGCGATCGCCGCCGGGGACGTCACCACCGGGACCGCGCTGACGGACTTGGCGCCGAAGGGGGCGACCACGTCCCGTTCCTCGACCAGCTTCACGATCCGGATGTCCGGTGCGTCCAGGGCGGTCGGCAGGGCGTATCCGGTCAGGTCGGGGTGGCGGATCAGGCCGCGGGGCGTGCGCAGGTTCTCGGTGAGCGCGATGCCCACGCCCTGGGTGACGCCCGCCTCGATGCGCGCGGCCAGCTGCACCGGGTTCAGCACCCGGCCCACGTCCTGGGCGACCGCCAGCTCCACCACCCGTACCGAGCCGAGTTCGATGTCCACGTCCACCACCGCGCGGATCGCGCAGAAGGCCATGCCCACGAAGGCGTCGCCCTGGCCCTCGGCGTTCAGCGGCTCGGTGGGGTGCGGGCGGCACTGGGCCGTGGCCCACAGCTCCTTGCCCTCCATCGCCTCCGTGACGGTCGTCGACAGCACTCCGTCGTACGAGGTGATCTTGCCGTCGGTGATCTGGAGCAGCTCCGTCGACATGCCGAACTTGTGCGCGAGGGGCTGCAGCAGCTGGGTGCGGACCATCTTCGCCGCGCGTTCCACCGCGCCGCCGGAGACCCAGGTGTGGCGGCCGCGGCAGCCTCCGCCGGCCGGCGGCTGGTCGGTGTCGACCGGTGCCACGTGCACCTCGTCGATGCCGAGCGTCTCCTGGACGATCTGCCGGGCCAGCGTGGTGAACCCCTGCCCGGTCTCCACGGCCGCGCACAGCACGGTCGCCACGCCGTCGTGGACCTTCACGGTCGCCGTGGACACCTCGTCGGCGCCCTCCGTGCCGAGCATGTGCACCATGCCCAGGCCGTAGCCGACGCCCCGGCGCACCGCGCCCGGCTCGCCCGCGCCCTCGGGGCCGCCGGGCAGCAGCCACTCCTCCTCCGGGGCGTCCTTGGGCAGGGCCGGGAGGGGGAAGTCACGGACCGCCTGGAGCAGTTCGGCCACCGGTGCCGGGCAGGTCACCGTCTGGCCGATCGGCAGGACGTCGCCGGTCGCGAGCACGTTGCGCAGCCGCAGCTCGGCCGGGTCCTCGCCGAGTTTCTTCGCGAGCTTGTCCATCTGCGCCTCGTAGGCGGCGCAGACCTGCATGGCGCCCTCGCCGCGTACATGGCCGGAGGGCGGGTTGTTGGTGCGTACGGCCCAGCCCTCGATGAAGGCGTTCGGGACGACGTAGGGGCCGCAGGCGAAGGAGACGGCGGCGGCGAGGGCCTCCGCGGAGGTGTCGGCGTACGCGCCCGCGTCCAGCAGGATCTGCGCCTCGACCTTCACCAGCCTGCCCTCGGCGTCGGCGTGGTGGCGGTAGCGCAGGAGGGTCGGGTGGCGGTGGACGTGGCCGAGGAAGGATTCCTCGCGGGTGGCCGTGAGCTTCACCGGGCAGCCGGTCTTGAGCGCGAGCAGGCCGAGCGGGAGCTGGAAGCCCTGGTCCTCGCGGTCGGCGGTGGCACCGGGCACCCCGGTGACGACGATCTTCACCCGATCGGGGGACAGGCCGTAGCAGGCCGCGGCGGTGTTGCGGTCGGCGTGCGGGTCGGTGGAGGCCAGGTACAGCTCCACGCCGCCGTCGGGGCGCGGCACCGCGAGACCGGCCTCGGCGCCGATGGGGGCCGGGTCCTGGCGGCCGATGCGGTACAGGCCCTCGACGACGACCTCGCCCGCCGCGTCCGGGTCGCCGTGGCGCAGCGGGATGTGCCGGATCAGGTTGCCGTCGGGGTGCAGGGGTTCGGCCTCGAACGCCTGCTCGGGGTCGGTCACGGGGTCGAGTACCTCGTACTCGACGATGACGGCGGCGGCGGCCATCCGCGCGGTGTCCGGGTGGTCGGCGGCGACGGCCGCGATGGGCTCGCCGTGGTGCCGTACGACCTCGGAGGCGAACACCGGGCGGTCGGGCGTGCCCCGGCCGTGGCGGGGGGTGCCGGGTACGTCCTCGTGGGTGACGACGGCCCGTACGCCGGGCATCTCGCGCGCGTGGCTGGTGTCGATGGACACGATGCG is a genomic window of Streptomyces griseochromogenes containing:
- a CDS encoding SUKH-4 family immunity protein, with protein sequence MSTTDTGAAAITLTETELDRYVTHAPTRGLLTDPGLPADTRLLTFSPLRTHGLRTLGDATDGPFHLAEELRGRLVIGELLSPAGMERESILLDGDTGEITTAYLVDPSEPRPFAPSLDTLLRFAAVTEELAGLRGRFSSLAGRYGTKTVTEASRRLLALFEEGTDGEVPPYWKAAALIRPLSLIAGPGTALGLTLDVPARLLDQEFGHGRVARFEEVDFPATLTHEPTRRFLRETGLPEEAVLFHADTDVPLPTLTEYFTTERADDYPLEDLPAYSDHLIRLGYLVEDNSLVVDGRTGAVLTFSEPEATLYPLNTDVSTLAFTLWLLHHERTIDEHLGNELTTKAYDQLAATMIQTLTSIDPTGLHPDTPWHYWTELFQDEAGGVL
- a CDS encoding xanthine dehydrogenase family protein molybdopterin-binding subunit, which encodes MSNEAATATTTAEAAPATDALPHGLGASLPHADARAKTEGTFPYAADLWAEGLLWAAVLRSPHAHARIVSIDTSHAREMPGVRAVVTHEDVPGTPRHGRGTPDRPVFASEVVRHHGEPIAAVAADHPDTARMAAAAVIVEYEVLDPVTDPEQAFEAEPLHPDGNLIRHIPLRHGDPDAAGEVVVEGLYRIGRQDPAPIGAEAGLAVPRPDGGVELYLASTDPHADRNTAAACYGLSPDRVKIVVTGVPGATADREDQGFQLPLGLLALKTGCPVKLTATREESFLGHVHRHPTLLRYRHHADAEGRLVKVEAQILLDAGAYADTSAEALAAAVSFACGPYVVPNAFIEGWAVRTNNPPSGHVRGEGAMQVCAAYEAQMDKLAKKLGEDPAELRLRNVLATGDVLPIGQTVTCPAPVAELLQAVRDFPLPALPKDAPEEEWLLPGGPEGAGEPGAVRRGVGYGLGMVHMLGTEGADEVSTATVKVHDGVATVLCAAVETGQGFTTLARQIVQETLGIDEVHVAPVDTDQPPAGGGCRGRHTWVSGGAVERAAKMVRTQLLQPLAHKFGMSTELLQITDGKITSYDGVLSTTVTEAMEGKELWATAQCRPHPTEPLNAEGQGDAFVGMAFCAIRAVVDVDIELGSVRVVELAVAQDVGRVLNPVQLAARIEAGVTQGVGIALTENLRTPRGLIRHPDLTGYALPTALDAPDIRIVKLVEERDVVAPFGAKSVSAVPVVTSPAAIASAVRAATGRPVNRLPIRPQAAVVTDW